From the genome of Mucilaginibacter paludis DSM 18603:
ATTTATTTTTCACTTTTCTACCAGAGCTTTTAATTTGACAAAGGTATAATACGGAGCCACAGTTGCTGTATAGTTAACCAGCCATGCCGGGATGGAACCACCCGGATCAACACTTAAGGTATAATCAACCCTGATGCGGTTGCCGGGCAAGCTATTTACCTTATAGGTACCTACGGAGTAAGGCACCCTCACCAAATTCGGTTTAGCGGGTGTCAAGTTCGGCATACTCTTTACGGTTATAGTAAAGGTGCCCAGGCTATCAGTAGCAACCGCCAATTGAACGGTTGCATCCCGGTTACTTGCCGGCCAGGGAAGCGCTATTTCCGAATAATAATAAAGTGTATCCTTATTCTTCCGGCTGATCTGGTACGATCTTATGGTTTTATACACCCAGTTTTTATGATCTTTTACGTTCTGCAATACTTTAACCAGCTTTTCGGCTGGGGCATCAAATTCGCATACCACCCTGATTTCCTTGTATTTTTCGCTGCCCAGCATCCTGCTATAAACCGCTATACCGTTCTCATCTTTTCTTAAGGTCCATTTTTCCTGGGCATAGCAAATAATCTGTGATATGAGTAAAAGAACCGAAACCCCAATTTTTTTCATGCCGATTTTTAATAATTTATGCCCCGATAGGATACCTAAAAATCAACATATAAAACGATAATGCATACCACAGCTGCTAAATTATTATTTTCGGTTAAAATAAATTATATATCTTGTACGCTGTAATATAACCAAAATTATAAATGGCATCGTCGAGTGATAAATCCATCAGGGCATTAAAATCCTTAAATGCTTTAAAAAATGTGGATACCTTGATAGACAATATCAAGAACAAGCCTCTGCCTACAGAAAAAGGCGATAGCCTTCCCGGCGAATTATCCGTTACCGGCGAGGGTATCAAAAAGCGGCTTGAATTTTTATCAGGCAAAACAGGATATCAATTTAAATACCTCACAGGCAACGAATCCTTTACCCAATTCCAGCATTTAGAAGGTAATATCGAAAATTATATAGGTATGGCTATGGTGCCCACCGGCCTCATAGGCCCGGTAAGGGTTACTGGATCGGCCGCCAACGGCGATTTTTATGTGCCGCTGTCTACAACCGAAGGCGCGCTTATCGCGTCCTATCACAGGGGAGCAAAAGCTTGTTACCTGGCTGGTGGGGCCACCTCTGTTTGTTTAGTAGAAGGTGTGCAACGGTCGCCCTTGTTTAAGTTTGCCAATTTAGGCGAGTTGGGTACTTTTTTAATTTGGCTGTTCGGGCAACTGGAGATGTTTAGCCAAATAACCGAAAAAACCAGCCGGTTTGGCAAGCTAATGGATATGAAGCCCAATATTGAGGGCAATCACCTGATACTCACTTTTGAGTACCACACCGGCGACGCGGCAGGGCAAAATATGGTTACCATTTGTACCGACGCGATATGTAAATATATTGTTGAGCATGCACCGGTAAAACCACAATTTTGGTTTATTGAAAGTAATTACTCGGGCGATAAAAAAGCTACGGCATTATCTTTTAGCAATGTTCGTGGAAAAAAAGTAACTACCGAGATCATTTTACCACAGCAAATAGTGATCGATATATTACGGACAATGCCCCAGGCGATGGCCGATTATTGGCAATCTTCAACCGTGGGTGCCATCCAGAGCGGATCTATCGGGGCGCAGGGGCATTATGCCAACGGGCTTACGGCTTTGTTTCTGGCAACCGGCCAGGATGTGGCCTGCATTGCCGAAGCTGCCGTAGGCATAACACGCATGGAACTGACCGCCAACGGCGACTTGTATGCCAGCGTAACGCTGCCTAACTTAATTGTAGGTACTGTGGGCATAGCCGTCAATTTAAGTAGCTGTACTTATATATTGTTGATTTTCAGTAATTTAATTTTTAGGCGCGGTTTGCCCGCATGGGCAAACCTATGTATTTTTACTCTCATATTTTTCGTTTTTTAAGGCGGGGAGGTTTAGATGGCCCCGCCTTTCTTATTTTTGTTTAACTATCTAAATATAGTATTTAAATATCTAATAATCAAATACTTATTACAATTTCTTCTATTTTTAACCTATGTTTTCTGTGCTCTTTTGAAAGGTGCTTTAAGTTTAATTTCTCCAACAGAGCTAACCACTTTGAGCATATCCCTAAAAGCTGCGCTCGCAATTCTTCTTTCGTAGAAGCGATTAGTCGATGCACCTTTAAAACACTAATTTGACCTATCTTACCGATAGCCATGCATATTTTCCAACTCAAAACTGCCCAGATCAACTTACTGTATAATATACTGGTTATACGATCCGAACTTCCTTTGGGGAACGTGTGTATCTTTAAAAACGACTTCCATGCTTTAAAAACCAATTCTATCTGCCATCGCAGGTGATATAACTTTTGGATCAATTCAGCGCTATATTTTTCGCTCACCAGGTTGGTAACAATAAAGTTAAACCCTGCCCGCTCTTTGAATCCCTTACTGGTGGTACTGCCTTTCTTCTTATTGTACTTTTCAGTATTGGCTATCCGCCTTGCCTTGAGCTCTTCACTTACCGGTTCTATTATTATCCTTACCGGCATTTTATCAGCTCCGATATATACCTGTTGATCAAATACGCCGGTTATGCCTTGTAGTTTCGACAACTCTAACTTTTGGTATTGGTCGTCCTTTAATAGGTAAATCGTTGTTTTCGGACATAATTTATTAATAAAGAAAGCTTTGACTTTGTTAATATTGTTCATATAACTCAAGTGAGTGTAACCCAGATCTCTCATATATAATACCCCCGGCTGAATTGATGCCTTGTCCAGATGACTCTCACCCTGGTCATTTGCGTTGGCCGGAGTTACTTTGATATCGCTTTTACCACTTTTGATTTCAAATTCAAATTGTACAGATGCTCCCGCTTTCATCCCACTTCCTTTTGTTCCGGGGAATGTCTCTGCAATAACTTCCGGCAACGCGAAACGGGTGGAATCTTTGATACGGATCTCCAACCCTTGTGTTTGTTCTTGCGGTAACTCAACTGCTATTAATTGCTCAAAAACGGCTTGTACAAATTTTGTCATATTGCTGTGATGTCTTTGATGCAATGCCTGCTTCGAAATATCAAGCCCATCCCTCCGCATTAACTGCATACTCATGCCGTTAAACGATTGATCTCCATCAAATAACGCCATATCCAATAGTTCCTTGCCTCCCACTTTTCGTTTGCGTTGTATAGCCTCTGTTTTACGGGCCAGGCCATCTAACACCGTTGGTTCAAATAGTTCCGAACTCATTCGCTCGAATAATGACTGCAATTTTGCAGTTCCGATTCTTGCTCTAAAAAAATTTTATCCCTTTTTTTTCTAAAGTTGACGGCTATGGTACTGTGGGGGGAGGAACCGGTCTGCCTACACAAAAAGAATGCCTGGAGCTGATGGATTGTTACGGAACGGACAAATCCAAAAAATTTGCTGAGATCTGCGGAGCGGTAGTACTCGCCGGCGAGCTTTCTATAGCGGCGGCCCTTTCTGCCGGGCATTTTTCGGCGGCTCATCAAAAATACGGAAGAAAGAAATGAGAAGGGCTGTGGTGGAATCTCCATTCAGTAAACCCGAAGAAAACAGCGCTTCGTTTTTCCGCAGGTTTTATCTGTATCAAAAGGAAAGATTTCCCTTTCTGGGCCATGGCTTACTGGTGGCTTGCTTCAGCTTTTCGGCAATAGCTTATTCGCGCATCTGCAGGGGGGCGGCAGGCTTTGTCGGTACAAAAATATTCCTCAGCGGCATCCTGATCACGATAAGTCTTTTTTTGCTGGTACGTATCTTCGACGAATTTAAAGATGCCGAAGATGATGCCCTGTATCGCGGCGATTTGCCTGTACCGCGTGGCCTGGTGTCACTCCGCGAGTTGGGTTGGGTTGCAGTGGTGATCTTTGTGATGCAAATCAGCGTTATTCTGTATTGTTATCCTCAAATGCTATGGCTTTATTTATTGGTGATTGCCTATTTGCTGTTAATGGGCAAGGAGTTTTTTATCGCCTCCTGGCTAAAAAAGCATCAGTTTTGGTATGTCACTTCACACATGTTCATTATACCATTGGTTGATATGTATGCCAGCGGCCTGGACTGGAAGCTGGCGGGTGCTAATCCTGCCAGGGGATTACTCTTTTTCTTCGCGGTATCTTATATGAATGGTATTGTTTTGGAAATAGGCAGAAAAATCCGTGTTCCGGATATGGAGGCCGAAGGAGTGTTAACCTATTCGGGGCTGCTCGGTGCAAACAAAGCGGTGCTGCTTTGGCTGTGTGTGCTGGTAGTTACTTTATCATTAAGTATTGCCGCGAGCCTGTTTGCCGGGTATGGCATGATCGCTTTTATTGTTTTGGGCTGCGTGTTTATTTTATGTTCGATACCCGCTTTTATTTTTTTAAGCTGGAAAACCCCCAAAATGGCCAAAGGTATTGAACTCGCCTCGGCTTTATGGACGATGGCTATGTATTTAACCTTAGGCGGCGGACCCATGATCTCAAAACTCTTTTTTAAATGATGTATCCACTTATCGCCAAAAAAGAATCGATCAATAACTTTAGAATCGGTGGCAAAGCCGCTAATCTTTTCCGGCTTGTGGAGTTAGGGATACGGGTGCCTCAGTTTGTTGTGCTGCCTTGCGAAGTTTTAACAACGATTTTGTCGCCGGCCGGTTCAAATATTGATCGCCAGGGCACGCTATCTCTTTTGCAACAAGTTGAGATACCTCAAAGTATCGTCAAGGATATTCTTTCGCACTTTCCCGGCGCTACCTATTTCGCGGTGCGCTCATCGGCGATGGATGAGGATGGTTCGGATTTTTCGTTCGCCGGGCAGTTTGAGAGTTATTTGTATGTAAGCGCAGACGGGCTTGCCGAAAAGATTAAAAGTGTTTGGTGTTCGCTTTTTTCGGATAGGGCGACAGCCTACCGCGAAAATAATAAGCTGCCGGGTGGCAATGGCATAGCTGTGATTATCCAGGAAATGCTGAATGCCGACGTGGCGGGAGTGGCGTTTGGCATCAATCCTGTTAACGGCGATCAGCACGAGAAATTAATTAATGCTGTTTATGGTTTGGGGGAGGGCTTGGTTTCGGGTGAATTAAATGCCGACCTGTACTCCGTTACCAATGGCAGGATAACGAGCCAACTCGCCGAAAAAACACACCAGGTGGTGCCGGATCTGATGCGGGGAAGCGGTATAAAACAAGTTGAGGTAGCCCAGGAAAAGCAAAATATACCGGCGTTAACGGATAAACATATCTTCGAGCTGGCGAAAGTGCTGGATCTGCTCTGTGTTGAATACCAGGCTCCGCAAGACATTGAGTTCGCTGTAAGGGATGAACAATTGTATCTGTTACAAGCCAGGCCGGTTACTGGTAAGCATGGCCAGGCCGACTCGCCCGAGGGATATACCGTTTGGGATAACAGCAATATTATCGAGTCGTACCCCGGTGTCACCACGCCGCTCACTTTTTCGTTCATCAGCCAATCATATCGTGGGGCCTATCAATTGTTTTGCAGCTATATGGGGGTAAGCGATAAGGCCATCAAGAAGAACGAACGCGTTTTTGCCAATACCCTGGGCCTGATTAACGGAAGGGTTTATTATAACTTAAAAAGCTGGTACCACATGCTGGCTATGGTTCCGGGCTATAGCATTAATGCCCGTTTTATGGAAAGTATGATGGGCGTTAAAGAGCGATTTGATGTGCCCGAAAGTTACCGCCTCCCTAAAAGAAAAGCCTTTTGGCAGATCATCAAAATGGCCGCCCGGATGTATCTGCGATTTTTGACGCTGCCCCAAAAAAGAAGAGCGTTTTTAGCGCTTTTAAATACCACCATTGCCGATTATAAAAAGATCAACTTTGGGGAGAAAAGTGCCTACCAACTGATGCATCTCTATCTCGCCTTTGAAAGTACCTTGTTAAACGAGTGGAAGGCGCCGCTGATTAACGATTTTTTTGCCATGATAGGTTATGGGAGTTTGCAAAAGCGTTGCCAAAAATATGCTATCAGCAAAAATCCCAATATTCATAACGATCTGCTTTGTGGCAGCAGCGACATCATTTCTACCCAACCCATACACCGTTGTGTGGCGCTGGCCACGCGGATTCATGATGATGCTGAATTAAAAGCCTTATTTCTGTCGGAAGGTGAAACCGGTATTTGGGAAAAGCTATGCCGTGATCAACGGGAAAAATACTGTACGTTAAAAAGCGAAATCGACCGGTATATTGAGGATTTTGGCGAACGCTACATAGGTGAATTAAAGTTGGAAACCATATCCTACACGCAAGATCCGGCTAAATTTATCAGGGTATTAAAAGCCTATGTAGAAACAGAAATAACGATAGCGAGCACATCGGGTAAAATTGAAGAGGAGATCCGCAGAAACGCAGAACAAGAGATAGCCATAGCCCTTAAAAACAAGTGGTATAAGCAATGGAAGCTAAAACGTAACCTCAAAATGGCACGGCAACTGGTAAGCGCTCGCGAAAACCTGCGCTATGAACGTACCAGGGCCTTTGGCATGGTACGTGAAATGTTCTCGGCCATAGGACAGCGATTTTTTTCGGATGGAATTATGGATAATCCGCGCGATATATTTTATTTAACCAAAGAAGAAATTTGCGCGTTTATTGAGGGAACCTCGGTTACACAAAACATCAGGGCCTTGATTGCCTTGCGGAAAAAAGAATTTGAAAATTACCAAACACAACAGGCACCGTCAGAACGTTTTTCCACTGTGGGTACGGTATACCAGGCCAATAATTTTTTTGACAAAACTAAGATTGAGAAGGCAGATGGTATGCTCAAGGGGATAGGTTGCTGCCCGGGAGTGGTAAGGGCGCGGGTTAGAGTGATAACGGATCCAACCCAGGTATCGTCGCTGAAAGGCGATATTTTGGTTACCTCGAGTACCGACCCTGGTTGGGTTACACTCTTCCCCAGCGCTTCGGGTATTATTACAGAGCGGGGAAGTGTGCTAAGCCACTCGGCCATTGTATCGCGCGAGATGGGGAAGCCCTGCATTGTGAGCGTGAATGGCCTTTTAAGGACACTTAAAACGGGCGATGAAATTGAAATGGACGGAAGTACGGGCATAATCACAAGGATAACGGGCGATAAT
Proteins encoded in this window:
- a CDS encoding UbiA prenyltransferase family protein, whose amino-acid sequence is MRRAVVESPFSKPEENSASFFRRFYLYQKERFPFLGHGLLVACFSFSAIAYSRICRGAAGFVGTKIFLSGILITISLFLLVRIFDEFKDAEDDALYRGDLPVPRGLVSLRELGWVAVVIFVMQISVILYCYPQMLWLYLLVIAYLLLMGKEFFIASWLKKHQFWYVTSHMFIIPLVDMYASGLDWKLAGANPARGLLFFFAVSYMNGIVLEIGRKIRVPDMEAEGVLTYSGLLGANKAVLLWLCVLVVTLSLSIAASLFAGYGMIAFIVLGCVFILCSIPAFIFLSWKTPKMAKGIELASALWTMAMYLTLGGGPMISKLFFK
- a CDS encoding PEP/pyruvate-binding domain-containing protein, with the translated sequence MMYPLIAKKESINNFRIGGKAANLFRLVELGIRVPQFVVLPCEVLTTILSPAGSNIDRQGTLSLLQQVEIPQSIVKDILSHFPGATYFAVRSSAMDEDGSDFSFAGQFESYLYVSADGLAEKIKSVWCSLFSDRATAYRENNKLPGGNGIAVIIQEMLNADVAGVAFGINPVNGDQHEKLINAVYGLGEGLVSGELNADLYSVTNGRITSQLAEKTHQVVPDLMRGSGIKQVEVAQEKQNIPALTDKHIFELAKVLDLLCVEYQAPQDIEFAVRDEQLYLLQARPVTGKHGQADSPEGYTVWDNSNIIESYPGVTTPLTFSFISQSYRGAYQLFCSYMGVSDKAIKKNERVFANTLGLINGRVYYNLKSWYHMLAMVPGYSINARFMESMMGVKERFDVPESYRLPKRKAFWQIIKMAARMYLRFLTLPQKRRAFLALLNTTIADYKKINFGEKSAYQLMHLYLAFESTLLNEWKAPLINDFFAMIGYGSLQKRCQKYAISKNPNIHNDLLCGSSDIISTQPIHRCVALATRIHDDAELKALFLSEGETGIWEKLCRDQREKYCTLKSEIDRYIEDFGERYIGELKLETISYTQDPAKFIRVLKAYVETEITIASTSGKIEEEIRRNAEQEIAIALKNKWYKQWKLKRNLKMARQLVSARENLRYERTRAFGMVREMFSAIGQRFFSDGIMDNPRDIFYLTKEEICAFIEGTSVTQNIRALIALRKKEFENYQTQQAPSERFSTVGTVYQANNFFDKTKIEKADGMLKGIGCCPGVVRARVRVITDPTQVSSLKGDILVTSSTDPGWVTLFPSASGIITERGSVLSHSAIVSREMGKPCIVSVNGLLRTLKTGDEIEMDGSTGIITRITGDN
- a CDS encoding IS4 family transposase, with the translated sequence MSSELFEPTVLDGLARKTEAIQRKRKVGGKELLDMALFDGDQSFNGMSMQLMRRDGLDISKQALHQRHHSNMTKFVQAVFEQLIAVELPQEQTQGLEIRIKDSTRFALPEVIAETFPGTKGSGMKAGASVQFEFEIKSGKSDIKVTPANANDQGESHLDKASIQPGVLYMRDLGYTHLSYMNNINKVKAFFINKLCPKTTIYLLKDDQYQKLELSKLQGITGVFDQQVYIGADKMPVRIIIEPVSEELKARRIANTEKYNKKKGSTTSKGFKERAGFNFIVTNLVSEKYSAELIQKLYHLRWQIELVFKAWKSFLKIHTFPKGSSDRITSILYSKLIWAVLSWKICMAIGKIGQISVLKVHRLIASTKEELRAQLLGICSKWLALLEKLNLKHLSKEHRKHRLKIEEIVISI
- a CDS encoding START domain-containing protein, which encodes MKKIGVSVLLLISQIICYAQEKWTLRKDENGIAVYSRMLGSEKYKEIRVVCEFDAPAEKLVKVLQNVKDHKNWVYKTIRSYQISRKNKDTLYYYSEIALPWPASNRDATVQLAVATDSLGTFTITVKSMPNLTPAKPNLVRVPYSVGTYKVNSLPGNRIRVDYTLSVDPGGSIPAWLVNYTATVAPYYTFVKLKALVEK
- a CDS encoding hydroxymethylglutaryl-CoA reductase → MASSSDKSIRALKSLNALKNVDTLIDNIKNKPLPTEKGDSLPGELSVTGEGIKKRLEFLSGKTGYQFKYLTGNESFTQFQHLEGNIENYIGMAMVPTGLIGPVRVTGSAANGDFYVPLSTTEGALIASYHRGAKACYLAGGATSVCLVEGVQRSPLFKFANLGELGTFLIWLFGQLEMFSQITEKTSRFGKLMDMKPNIEGNHLILTFEYHTGDAAGQNMVTICTDAICKYIVEHAPVKPQFWFIESNYSGDKKATALSFSNVRGKKVTTEIILPQQIVIDILRTMPQAMADYWQSSTVGAIQSGSIGAQGHYANGLTALFLATGQDVACIAEAAVGITRMELTANGDLYASVTLPNLIVGTVGIAVNLSSCTYILLIFSNLIFRRGLPAWANLCIFTLIFFVF